Proteins encoded within one genomic window of Tidjanibacter massiliensis:
- a CDS encoding RNA polymerase sigma factor encodes MNKKVSALSDQQLLSAYLSGDKDAISILIERHSKRVLDYIRMMVKNNEVADDIYQETFIKVVRFIDDGRYTDNGKFLSWVLRIAHNQVIDHFRQAKQQNNLSESDAGYDILNTKRFADTTVEDRMVSEQIENDLRKLVDNLPEEQKEVVMMRYFGDLSFKEIAEQTNVSINTALGRMRYALINLRKMIKENQLILT; translated from the coding sequence ATGAACAAGAAGGTATCAGCGCTTAGTGACCAGCAGTTGCTCAGTGCCTATCTTTCGGGCGATAAGGATGCGATTTCCATACTCATCGAACGTCATTCCAAACGTGTGTTGGACTACATTCGCATGATGGTGAAGAACAATGAAGTCGCAGACGACATATATCAGGAGACATTCATCAAAGTCGTGCGGTTTATCGACGACGGACGTTATACGGACAACGGCAAATTCCTGTCGTGGGTGTTGCGCATCGCGCACAACCAGGTCATCGACCATTTCCGGCAGGCGAAACAGCAGAACAACCTGTCCGAATCGGACGCGGGATACGACATTCTCAATACGAAGCGTTTCGCCGACACGACCGTGGAAGACCGCATGGTGAGCGAACAGATAGAAAACGACCTGCGAAAACTCGTGGACAATCTGCCCGAAGAACAGAAGGAAGTCGTTATGATGCGTTATTTCGGCGACCTCAGTTTCAAGGAGATAGCAGAGCAGACCAACGTAAGCATCAACACGGCTCTCGGCAGGATGCGGTACGCCCTCATCAACCTCCGGAAGATGATAAAGGAAAACCAACTGATATTAACCTGA
- the rpmI gene encoding 50S ribosomal protein L35 encodes MPKMKTNSAAKKRFDFTGTGKIKRKHAYHSHILTKKTTKQKRNLDYSALVAPADEAKVKSLLVK; translated from the coding sequence ATGCCAAAGATGAAAACAAATTCCGCTGCCAAGAAGCGCTTCGACTTCACCGGCACCGGAAAAATCAAGAGGAAACACGCTTACCATAGCCATATCCTCACCAAAAAGACGACGAAGCAGAAACGCAATCTGGATTATTCCGCACTCGTCGCTCCTGCCGATGAGGCAAAAGTAAAAAGCCTTCTCGTAAAATAG
- a CDS encoding FaeA/PapI family transcriptional regulator encodes MEEKILNLLTQPMKTGEVAEATGIEKKEVEKIIKKLVKEGKVESPKRCYYAAVK; translated from the coding sequence ATGGAAGAGAAGATTTTGAATCTCCTGACCCAGCCGATGAAGACGGGGGAGGTAGCCGAAGCCACCGGCATCGAAAAGAAAGAGGTGGAGAAAATCATCAAAAAGCTCGTCAAGGAGGGCAAAGTGGAGTCGCCGAAACGCTGCTACTATGCGGCAGTAAAATAA
- the metK gene encoding methionine adenosyltransferase yields MAFLFTSEAVSEGHPDKISDQISDAILDEFLRRDPESKVACETLCTTGLVVVAGEVRSEAYVDVQNVARRVINRIGYTRSDYMFDGNSCGILSAIHEQSPDINQGVVKKDEEQGAGDQGIMFGYACDETREYMPATLILAQVIMKELAVLRREHNEMPYLRPDAKSQVTVEYDETGCPVRVHTIVVSTQHDEFIRAGGNVTEKEAERQMGKRIEDDVRSILIPRVKARLQRAGDKLADLIGDDYLLYVNPTGKFVIGGPHGDTGVTGRKVIVDTYGGRGAHGGGAFSGKDASKVDRSAAYAARHIAKNMVAAGIADQILVQLSYAIGIAHPLSIYVDTYGTARVSDTDAEIARRIERLFDLRPASIVERFGLKNPIFEATASYGHFGNRPYRREVTLFDHGREVTKEIEFFGWEKLDEVENLRREFGIL; encoded by the coding sequence ATGGCATTCTTATTTACGTCGGAAGCCGTTTCGGAAGGGCACCCCGACAAAATCTCGGACCAGATATCCGACGCGATACTCGACGAATTCCTTCGCCGCGACCCCGAATCGAAGGTGGCGTGCGAAACCCTCTGCACGACGGGACTGGTAGTAGTTGCCGGCGAAGTGCGTTCGGAAGCATACGTCGATGTACAGAACGTCGCCCGACGCGTCATCAACCGCATCGGCTACACCCGGAGCGACTACATGTTCGACGGAAACTCCTGCGGCATCCTCTCCGCCATCCACGAGCAGAGCCCCGACATCAACCAGGGCGTCGTGAAAAAGGACGAAGAGCAGGGAGCCGGCGACCAGGGCATCATGTTCGGCTACGCCTGCGACGAGACGCGCGAATACATGCCCGCGACGCTGATACTCGCCCAGGTCATCATGAAAGAGCTCGCCGTACTGCGGCGCGAGCACAACGAAATGCCCTATCTCCGGCCCGACGCCAAGAGCCAGGTGACCGTCGAGTACGACGAGACGGGATGCCCGGTAAGGGTACACACCATCGTGGTCTCCACCCAGCACGACGAATTCATCCGTGCCGGCGGCAACGTGACGGAAAAGGAGGCCGAACGTCAGATGGGCAAACGCATCGAAGACGACGTGCGCAGCATCCTCATACCGCGTGTCAAGGCACGCCTGCAGCGGGCGGGCGACAAGCTGGCCGACCTCATCGGCGACGACTACCTGCTGTACGTGAACCCGACGGGGAAATTCGTCATCGGCGGCCCGCACGGCGACACGGGCGTCACGGGGCGCAAGGTCATCGTCGACACCTACGGCGGCCGGGGTGCCCACGGCGGCGGAGCCTTCTCGGGCAAAGACGCCTCGAAGGTGGACCGCTCGGCAGCCTATGCGGCCCGCCACATCGCCAAGAACATGGTGGCAGCAGGCATCGCCGACCAGATACTCGTCCAACTCTCCTACGCGATAGGCATCGCACATCCGCTCAGCATCTATGTGGATACTTACGGCACGGCCCGCGTATCGGACACCGATGCCGAGATAGCCCGCCGCATCGAACGGCTTTTCGACCTGCGTCCCGCCTCCATCGTGGAACGGTTCGGTCTCAAGAACCCCATCTTCGAAGCGACGGCCTCCTACGGTCACTTCGGCAACCGCCCCTACCGCCGGGAGGTCACCCTGTTCGACCATGGCAGGGAAGTCACGAAAGAAATCGAATTCTTCGGGTGGGAAAAGCTGGACGAGGTGGAGAATCTGCGCCGCGAATTCGGCATACTGTAA
- a CDS encoding SagB/ThcOx family dehydrogenase, whose translation MKRFVMTAVAVMAAVGAFALEPVKLNEPDLDRGGSLMRALADRRSVREYADRALSLQDMSDLLWAANGVNRPASGKRTAPSAMDRRDIQIYVLTDKGVYLYVPEQSLLQPVAEGDHRQDVRGNKPAVNLVLVAEDGSSRFADTDAGYVSQNIFLACTSLGLATVSCGSMDEPAFRKACRLNDRQRIILFHPVGYPR comes from the coding sequence ATGAAAAGATTCGTCATGACGGCGGTCGCGGTGATGGCGGCCGTCGGGGCATTTGCCCTTGAACCGGTGAAGTTGAATGAACCCGACCTTGACAGGGGCGGTTCGTTGATGCGGGCGTTGGCCGACCGTCGCTCCGTGAGGGAGTATGCCGACCGGGCGCTTTCGTTGCAGGACATGTCCGACCTGCTGTGGGCAGCCAACGGCGTGAACCGTCCTGCGTCGGGTAAGCGGACGGCTCCCTCGGCCATGGACCGGCGCGACATTCAAATCTATGTCCTGACCGACAAGGGTGTCTATCTGTATGTGCCGGAGCAGTCGCTCTTGCAGCCCGTCGCAGAAGGCGACCACCGGCAGGATGTACGCGGCAATAAGCCGGCGGTGAACCTCGTGTTGGTGGCCGAGGACGGCTCGTCCCGGTTCGCCGATACCGATGCGGGATATGTGTCTCAGAATATCTTCCTCGCCTGTACGTCGCTGGGGCTCGCCACCGTATCGTGCGGCTCGATGGACGAACCCGCCTTCCGCAAGGCGTGTCGGCTGAACGACAGGCAGCGCATCATCCTCTTTCATCCGGTCGGCTACCCCAGATAA
- the miaB gene encoding tRNA (N6-isopentenyl adenosine(37)-C2)-methylthiotransferase MiaB, which translates to MKLENLRPLSGNGKRLYVETYGCQMNVGDSEILVSIMQDEGYRYTEDIAQADVILVNTCSIRDNAEQRIWGRLREFHRYKRARKGLVVGIVGCMAERLREELFERETVVDVVAGPDSYRELPRLVAAAAAGGHGVNVQLSQEETYGDIRPVRLDRNGVSAFISIMRGCNNFCSYCVVPYTRGRERSRDPQTILREAQELFSAGYREVTLLGQNVNSYRWKEGTAEAVDFPALVERVAGISPLLRVRFATSHPKDLSDRLIEVMASYPNICRAVHLPAQSGSDRMLAAMNRKYTRAWYLERVAAIRRRMPDCAVTTDLIAGFCGETAEDHAQTLSLMREVGYDSAYMFKYSQRPGTLASRTMTDDVSEEVKTARLNEIIALQNELSTASNERDMGNVFEVLVEGLSRRSSEQLCGRTSQNKMVVFDRTGETAPGDYVRVRITGCTSATLFGVAE; encoded by the coding sequence ATGAAACTCGAGAATTTGAGGCCTCTTTCCGGGAACGGGAAGAGGCTCTATGTGGAGACATACGGGTGCCAGATGAATGTCGGCGACAGCGAAATCCTCGTTTCCATCATGCAGGACGAAGGATACCGTTATACGGAGGATATTGCGCAGGCCGATGTCATTCTGGTGAATACCTGTTCCATCCGCGACAATGCCGAACAGCGGATATGGGGCAGGCTTCGGGAGTTCCACCGTTACAAAAGGGCCCGCAAGGGGCTCGTCGTAGGGATTGTGGGGTGTATGGCCGAGAGACTCCGGGAGGAGCTGTTCGAACGGGAAACCGTCGTGGATGTGGTGGCCGGTCCCGACTCCTATCGCGAGCTGCCGAGGCTGGTCGCGGCTGCTGCTGCCGGAGGTCACGGAGTAAACGTGCAGTTGTCGCAGGAGGAGACCTACGGCGATATACGTCCCGTCCGGCTCGACCGCAACGGCGTGAGCGCTTTCATCTCCATTATGCGCGGCTGCAATAATTTCTGTTCCTATTGCGTGGTTCCCTATACGCGGGGACGTGAGCGCAGCCGCGACCCGCAGACCATTCTGCGCGAGGCGCAGGAGCTTTTTTCCGCCGGGTACCGGGAGGTGACGCTGCTCGGACAGAATGTGAATTCATACCGCTGGAAGGAGGGGACGGCCGAGGCCGTCGATTTTCCCGCACTGGTGGAGCGGGTGGCCGGCATATCGCCGCTGCTCCGGGTGCGTTTCGCCACATCCCATCCCAAGGACCTCAGCGACCGTCTGATAGAGGTGATGGCTTCGTATCCCAACATTTGCCGGGCTGTTCACCTGCCGGCGCAGTCGGGCAGCGACCGGATGCTTGCGGCGATGAACCGCAAATATACGCGGGCATGGTATCTCGAACGGGTGGCGGCCATCCGCAGACGGATGCCCGACTGCGCGGTCACGACCGACCTGATAGCCGGTTTCTGCGGCGAAACGGCCGAAGACCATGCGCAGACGCTGTCGCTGATGCGGGAGGTGGGATACGATTCGGCTTATATGTTCAAGTATTCCCAGCGTCCGGGGACCCTTGCGTCGCGTACCATGACGGACGATGTATCCGAGGAGGTGAAAACGGCGCGGCTGAACGAAATCATCGCGCTGCAGAACGAGCTTTCGACGGCGAGCAACGAACGGGATATGGGCAATGTGTTCGAGGTGCTCGTGGAGGGGCTCTCGCGGCGCAGCAGCGAGCAGTTGTGCGGTCGCACGTCGCAGAACAAGATGGTCGTTTTCGACCGGACGGGGGAGACGGCTCCGGGCGATTACGTGCGGGTTCGGATTACCGGATGCACGTCGGCGACACTGTTCGGAGTGGCGGAGTGA
- the rplT gene encoding 50S ribosomal protein L20: MPRSVNAVASRARRKKVLKLAKGNFGSRGNVWTVAKNTVEKGLTYAYVGRKDKKRKFRSLWIQRINAAARSNGMTYSELMGKLKAKDIRLDRKVLADLAMNHPKAFEQVVNTVK, encoded by the coding sequence ATGCCAAGGTCCGTAAATGCGGTAGCATCAAGAGCCAGAAGAAAAAAAGTTTTAAAACTTGCCAAAGGCAACTTTGGTTCAAGGGGAAATGTTTGGACAGTAGCGAAAAATACTGTCGAAAAGGGGTTGACCTATGCGTACGTAGGTCGTAAGGACAAGAAAAGGAAATTCCGCAGCCTGTGGATACAGCGTATCAACGCTGCAGCCCGCAGCAACGGCATGACCTATTCGGAACTGATGGGTAAGCTCAAGGCTAAGGATATCCGCCTCGACCGCAAGGTTTTGGCCGACCTCGCCATGAACCACCCGAAGGCATTCGAGCAAGTAGTTAACACAGTAAAATAG